From a region of the Saccharomyces paradoxus chromosome IV, complete sequence genome:
- the PEX19 gene encoding Pex19p (Chaperone and import receptor for newly-synthesized class I PMPs~similar to YDL065C): MNENEYDNFDDLDDLLDEDPTKLDEAEPENVQANGSVCNDGGNKRENVASKGSDDVQVGNESEEDPELKEMMADLQSEFANLMKNSGNENNVKTEDFNKLMSALEEATKIPRQDADKESSSFKSNGTDKGALNVNNPGFKNIVSNTLDRLKENGSKVDTSLAEETKESQRSGQNNNIDDILSQLLDQMVASGGNESADNQFDLKDGEMDDAITKILDQMTSKEVLYEPMKEMRSEFGTWFQENSENEEHKEKIDIYKRQFNIVSEIVDIYELKDYDELKHKNRVTELLDELEQLGDSPIRSANSPLKNGNEEDLMKMLEIDGNDPNLGNLDKELGDGCKQQ; this comes from the coding sequence ATGAATGAGAACGAGTACGAtaattttgatgatttggaTGACCTTCTAGATGAAGACCCCACTAAACTGGATGAGGCAGAGCCCGAGAATGTACAAGCAAATGGTTCTGTATGTAACGATGGTGGAAACAAGAGGGAAAATGTCGCAAGCAAGGGTAGTGATGACGTACAGGTGGGTAATGAATCTGAGGAGGACCcagaattaaaagaaatgatgGCAGATTTGCAAAGTGAATTCGCAAATCTGATGAAGAATAGTGGTAACGAGAATAATGTGAAGACAGAAGACTTTAATAAATTGATGAGTGCTTTAGAAGAGGCAACTAAAATTCCTCGCCAAGACGCTGACAAAGAATCTAGTAGTTTTAAAAGCAACGGCACTGATAAAGGGGCCCTCAATGTCAACAATCCAGGATTCAAAAACATCGTCTCTAATACACTGGACAGGTTAAAGGAAAATGGTAGTAAGGTTGATACATCACTAGCTGAAGAGACCAAGGAATCTCAACGCAGTggccaaaataataatattgaTGACATATTATCACAGTTATTAGATCAAATGGTAGCATCCGGAGGAAATGAAAGCGCAGATAATCAATTTGACCTTAAAGACGGGGAAATGGACGACGCAATAACCAAGATACTTGATCAAATGACGTCAAAAGAAGTTTTATATGAACCCATGAAGGAGATGCGCAGTGAATTCGGTACTTGGTTCCAAGAAAACagtgaaaatgaagagcATAAGGAAAAGATAGATATCTACAAAAGACAATTCAATATAGTGAGCGAAATTGTAGACATTTATGAATTGAAAGATTATGACGAGCTGAAGCATAAAAACCGTGTTACCGAACTTCTAGACGAATTAGAACAGCTTGGTGATAGCCCTATTAGAAGTGCGAACAGCCCTCTGAAGAACGGGaatgaagaagatcttATGAAAATGTTAGAGATTGATGGTAATGATCCCAACTTAGGGAACCTCGATAAGGAACTAGGCGACGGTTGTAAACAACAATAA
- the UBC9 gene encoding E2 SUMO-conjugating protein UBC9 (SUMO-conjugating enzyme involved in the Smt3p conjugation pathway~similar to YDL064W) has translation MFYLNVRKKWRKDHPFGFYAKPVKKADGSMDLQKWEAGIPGKEGTNWAGGVYPITVEYPNEYPSKPPKVKFPAGFYHPNVYPSGTICLSILNEDQDWRPAITLKQIVLGVQDLLDSPNPNSPAQEPAWRSFSRNKAEYDKKVLLQAKQYSK, from the coding sequence ATGTTCTACTTGAATgtcagaaaaaaatggagaaaGGACCATCCATTTGGATTTTATGCCAAGCCAGTCAAGAAAGCTGATGGATCCATGGATTTACAGAAGTGGGAAGCTGGTATCCCAGGCAAAGAAGGTACAAATTGGGCGGGTGGTGTATACCCAATTACAGTTGAATATCCAAATGAATATCCATCAAAGCCTCCAAAGGTTAAATTTCCGGCCGGATTTTATCATCCAAATGTGTATCCAAGTGGCACGATTTGTTTAAGTATTTTAAATGAAGATCAAGATTGGAGACCCGCCATCACGTTGAAACAAATTGTTCTTGGGGTTCAGGATCTTTTAGACTCTCCAAATCCAAACTCCCCTGCTCAAGAGCCTGCATGGAGatcattttcaagaaataagGCAGAATATGACAAGAAAGTTTTGCTTCAAGCTAAACAGTACTCTAAATAG
- the SYO1 gene encoding Syo1p (Transport adaptor or symportin~similar to YDL063C): MGRSKKRSRASSSRLNPLRKAESNGNGKDANVVNKKLQPLLQNLSSVVPNDRSIALSSISVLCEDAHMRQLLLKEKLVPIILSKLLNDSNSDIVVESFGLLRNLSLEEGYDVSIHLWRSDIWTSIASNFAKIIDSLSALQAAEQQSQPKPAGKAKIESKRLLFDFADNLLSLVVALSNGSDDILNEILMESKINEIFQVILQLLNYGIEKLPINLFNTILDLIYDLSSESFEFIDHVSNNELLSQFLNGLSPDLHPQTNELTKVLIEGIHCQFLDMKITYDQCNKMIHSVCHSINNIDPVQLINDINNPVEIAPATGKDESGKVIDKIKDYNAKRNESMMKLQSIEIAIDLITAITEIVASKYESPESHEATIPDELINTLTNFLPHVFMILKDTFTSRILIGWNNLIWLFVSLSLTELSEELLTTLWSYITQLDSQDDLSIKIGRMGCIWAFLKLICPDGAFKSDNRALINIQMLNNSEFAKGIISEFQNSNDLELQQKCINVLSTYAMIHGQIEVNKEIGQFFIQTLAQLNVSPEILIEMTNSLFQIYGDASYDYNEPIFVSGGFLPVLKDQVVPNLRQQFKMVDKNKDPKLKERCHDCFTTLDSFIHYKMSENSTNQ; encoded by the coding sequence atgggcagatcaaagaaaagatcaagAGCTTCTTCGTCTCGATTAAATCCATTACGCAAAGCTGAGTCAAACGGCAATGGTAAGGACGCCAATGTCGTCAACAAAAAACTCCAGCCGCTATTACAGAATTTGTCAAGCGTAGTGCCAAATGACAGAAGTATTGCTTTGAGCTCCATCAGTGTCCTCTGTGAAGATGCACATATGAGACAACTGTTactgaaagaaaagttagTTCCTATCATTTTGAGTAAATTATTGAACGATTCTAATTCGGACATAGTCGTGGAGTCGTTCGGCTTATTAAGAAACTTGTCTTTGGAAGAAGGCTATGACGTGTCAATCCATCTTTGGAGGTCTGATATATGGACAAGCATAGCAAGCAATTTTGCCAAGATTATTGATTCGTTATCCGCTTTGCAAGCAGCAGAACAACAATCGCAGCCAAAACCTGCAGGGAAGGCCAAAATAGAATCTAAAAGGTTGTTATTCGATTTCGCCGATAACTTACTATCCTTGGTGGTGGCTCTATCTAATGGGTCCGACGATATTCTGAATGAGATATTAATGGAAAgtaaaataaatgaaattttccagGTCATCTTGCAATTATTAAACTACGGTATCGAGAAATTGCCGATAAATCTATTCAACACCATCCTCGATCTCATTTATGATTTAAGTTCCGAATCGTTCGAGTTTATTGACCACGTCTCTAATAATGAGCTTCTATCACAGTTCTTAAATGGACTGTCTCCAGATTTACATCCGCAAACTAATGAACTAACAAAAGTTCTAATTGAAGGTATCCATTgtcaatttcttgatatGAAAATAACATATGACCAATGTAACAAAATGATCCACTCTGTATGTCATTCCATTAATAACATTGACCCAGTACAGTTGATAAATGACATCAATAACCCTGTGGAAATTGCACCCGCCACCGGTAAAGATGAAAGCGGTAAAGTTATAGATAAGATCAAGGACTACAATGCTAAACGTAACGAATCCATGATGAAATTGCAAAGCATTGAAATAGCAATTGACCTTATCACCGCCATCACTGAGATAGTCGCGTCCAAATATGAATCACCGGAATCACATGAAGCAACAATTCCAGATGAGCTAATTAATACCTTAACAAATTTCTTACCTCATGTTTTTATGATCTTGAAAGATACTTTCACCTCGCGAATATTGATTGGGTGGAACAACTTGATCTGGCTTTTCGTTTCGCTATCTCTGACAGAGCTATCCGAAGAGTTATTAACCACCTTATGGAGTTATATTACACAGTTGGATAGTCAAGATGATTTGAGTATTAAAATAGGAAGGATGGGTTGTATTTGGGCATTTCTGAAACTTATCTGCCCTGACGGAGCATTTAAGAGTGATAATCGAGCATTGATTAATATCCAAATGCTGAATAACTCAGAATTTGCGAAGGGAATTATTAGCGAGTTCCAAAATAGCAACGACCTTGAATTGCAACAAAAATGTATTAATGTATTAAGCACATATGCTATGATTCATGGACAAATTGAGGTAAATAAGGAGATTGGGCAGTTCTTCATACAGACCTTGGCGCAGTTGAACGTTAGCCCGGAAATTTTGATAGAGATGACAAATTCgcttttccaaatttacGGTGATGCCTCTTACGACTATAATGAACCAATATTTGTAAGTGGTGGATTTTTACCTGTTCTAAAAGACCAAGTTGTACCAAATTTGAGGCAGCAATTTAAAATGGTTgataaaaacaaagatcctaaattaaaagaaagatgTCATGATTGTTTTACCACGTTGGATAGTTTCATTCACTATAAAATGAGTGAAAATTCCACTAATCAATAG
- the RPS29B gene encoding 40S ribosomal protein uS14 (Protein component of the small (40S) ribosomal subunit~similar to YDL061C), with translation MAHENVWFSHPRRFGKGSRQCRVCSSHTGLVRKYDLNICRQCFREKANDIGFHKYR, from the coding sequence ATGGCTCACGAAAACGTTTGGTTCTCCCACCCAAGAAGATTCGGTAAAGGTTCCCGTCAATGTCGTGTCTGCTCCTCCCACACCGGTTTGGTCAGAAAGTACGACTTGAACATCTGCCGTCAATGTTTCAGAGAAAAGGCTAACGACATTGGTTTCCACAAGTACAGATAA
- the TSR1 gene encoding small subunit rRNA maturation protein TSR1 (Protein required for processing of 20S pre-rRNA in the cytoplasm~similar to YDL060W), producing MAGHSHRSSLKNGHKSYKSKHASKGALKRLYKGKVEKEPVGTGKPDKQVSKLQRRNKAKQLRAQKILDSIENRKLFEGKNGAAKIITIVPLVSDLDPLDILYKLLKSADDEEIMVQEVESKRIFNVHIKKFKSNLKIIIPDMTNFLNILDCAKVADFVVFGLSGVQEVDEEFGEQIIRALELQGIASYIGVISNLSTVHEKEKFQLDVKQSLESYFKHFFPSEERVYNLEKNSDALNVLRTLCQKLPRSINWRDNRGYVVADSVDFVETSPDSGDLVVEGTVRGIGFNTNRLVHIPDFGDFQMSKIEKIRESMQKRKIMKEKATDSLNLELDLQTVFESNMNRDTLDEYAPEGTEDWSDYDEDFEYDGLTTARYDDHGYLPGREQASKNAAVPKGTSDYQAKWYLDDVIDVNDEEEAEQANGKDEAMMEIDDETMMDQENEEIADDEEYEIEDNEKFEELSPEEEERQLREFRDMEKEDREFPDEIELEPGESAIERLKRYRGLKNLYNCDWQVDEKDPTSPAEWKRLLRIGNYKNTKNRIIKETKNEAQAVAGDRVRMFINFPKFLLEKIQDPKQLLFAVYGLLLHEHKNAVVNFSLQRWEEYDKPVPSKEPIVVQYGVRRYTIQPLFSQGSNSPNNVHKYERFLHPDTVSVATCIAPVDFTQSPAIFFKLSPIDAKKIELIGHGTFLNADHSRILAKRAILTGHPFRFHKTVVTVRYMFFRPEDVEWFKSIPLFTKSGRSGFIKESLGTHGYYKATFDGKLSAQDVVAMSLYKRMWPMPSLPWNGM from the coding sequence ATGGCAGGTCATTCACACAGGTCATCATTGAAGAATGGACACAAATCTTACAAATCAAAACATGCTTCTAAAGGTGCTTTGAAGAGATTATACAAGGGGAAAGTGGAGAAAGAACCCGTGGGCACTGGTAAACCAGACAAGCAGGTTTCAAAACTGCAACGTAGGAACAAGGCAAAACAATTAAGGGCTCAAAAGATCTTAGATTCTATTGAAAACAGGAAACTATTCGAAGGCAAAAATGGTGCTGCCAAAATCATTACTATTGTTCCCTTAGTAAGCGATTTGGATCCATTGGACATCCTTTACAAGCTATTGAAATCTGCtgacgatgaagaaatcatGGTCCAGGAGGTAGAGTCGAAACGTATATTTAACGTTCATATCAAGAAGTTTAAAAGCAATCTGAAAATCATCATTCCAGACATGACCAATTTCTTAAATATCTTAGATTGCGCTAAAGTGGCGGACTTTGTTGTGTTCGGGCTCAGTGGTGTGCAAGAggttgatgaagaatttggtGAGCAGATCATCCGTGCATTAGAACTGCAAGGTATTGCTTCATATATTGGTGTTATAAGCAACCTTTCGACAGTTcatgaaaaggaaaaattcCAATTGGACGTCAAACAATCCCTAGAAAGCTACTTTAAGCACTTTTTCCCGAGTGAAGAACGTGTTTATAACTTGGAAAAAAACTCAGACGCTCTAAACGTCTTGAGGACATTATGTCAGAAACTACCAAGATCAATTAACTGGAGAGATAACAGGGGTTACGTCGTTGCTGACTCTGTTGATTTCGTTGAAACATCTCCCGATTCCGGTGACTTAGTCGTTGAAGGTACCGTCCGCGGTATTGGTTTTAACACCAATAGATTAGTTCATATACCTGATTTTGGTGACTTCCAAATGAGTAagatagaaaaaatcagGGAATCTatgcaaaaaagaaaaatcatgaaagaaaaagctaCCGATAGTCTGAATTTAGAGTTGGATTTGCAAACAGTTTTCGAAAGTAATATGAATAGGGACACTTTGGACGAATACGCCCCAGAAGGCACGGAGGATTGGTCAGATTATGACGAAGATTTTGAGTACGACGGTTTGACTACAGCAAGATACGACGACCATGGGTATTTGCCAGGAAGAGAACAAGCATCGAAAAACGCAGCAGTTCCCAAGGGGACTTCTGATTACCAAGCAAAATGGTACTTGGATGACGTTATTGACGTAAACGACGAAGAAGAGGCAGAACAAGCCAATGGAAAGGATGAAGCAATGATggaaattgatgatgagACAATGATGGaccaagaaaatgaagagatAGCAGACGACGAAGAATACGAAATAGAAGATAATgagaaatttgaagaacttTCGCCTGAGGAAGAAGAGCGCCAACTGAGAGAATTTAGAGATATGGAAAAGGAGGACAGAGAGTTCCCCGATGAAATTGAACTGGAACCCGGCGAATCGGCCATCGAACGTTTGAAAAGATACAGAGgtctgaaaaatttatacAATTGCGATTGGCAAGTCGATGAAAAGGACCCAACATCACCAGCTGAATGGAAACGTCTATTAAGAATCGGAAATTACAAAAACACTAAAAACAGAATCATAAAGGAAACCAAGAATGAGGCACAGGCCGTTGCAGGCGATCGTGTTAGAATGTTCATCAATTTTCCTAAATTTCTGCTGGAAAAGATCCAAGATCCTAAACAACTATTATTTGCCGTTTATGGATTGCTGCTACATGAACACAAAAATGCAGTGGTTAACTTCTCGCTTCAAAGGTGGGAAGAATATGACAAACCTGTACCTTCTAAGGAGCCTATCGTAGTACAATACGGTGTTAGAAGATACACTATTCAACCACTATTTTCTCAAGGCTCCAACAGCCCCAACAATGTTCATAAGTATGAAAGATTTCTGCACCCTGATACAGTATCGGTTGCTACATGTATTGCTCCTGTGGATTTCACGCAATCGCCtgcaatattttttaagtTATCCCCAATTgatgccaaaaaaattgaattgATTGGCCACGGTACATTCTTGAACGCAGACCATTCAAGAATCTTAGCGAAGAGAGCCATTTTGACAGGTCATCCATTTAGATTTCACAAAACCGTGGTCACCGTGCGTTACATGTTTTTCAGACCAGAAGATGTGGAATGGTTCAAGTCTATCCCACTGTTCACCAAATCTGGTAGATCAGGTTTCATTAAAGAAAGCTTGGGTACGCACGGTTACTACAAAGCTACATTTGACGGTAAACTATCTGCACAGGATGTTGTTGCTATGTCTTTGTACAAGCGTATGTGGCCCATGCCTTCATTGCCTTGGAACGGTATGTAA
- the RAD59 gene encoding Rad59p (Protein involved DNA double-strand break repair~similar to YDL059C) yields the protein MTIQAKPSSNISYSSTTYGTAPGLDIKEFQVIEDWNGRPASAWSVQRIGLLQSKIERYTYNIYHNNKYGKHNLSKLIPGHALIQFANETFGYDGWRMDVVDVEASECQPFTAAKNDDNTDPIDVKYTVVAEAQVKVTLKDGTNTQCGGLGRITLSSKGECYNRSKKEAVGDALKKALLSFEKIILDYETKITNNYYVDGLYGSKKIKNEASPSFNLQLATDSKPTLIKLEDAKGTNTK from the coding sequence ATGACGATACAAGCGAAGCCCAGTTCGAACATATCGTATAGTTCGACCACATATGGCACAGCACCGGGCTTAGATATTAAAGAGTTCCAAGTCATCGAAGATTGGAATGGCAGACCTGCCAGCGCTTGGTCAGTGCAGAGGATTGGGCTTTTACAGTCCAAGATCGAAAGGTATACGTACAACATTTACcacaataataaatatgGGAAGCACAACTTATCTAAGCTAATACCGGGACATGCTCTCATTCAGTTCGCTAATGAAACGTTTGGATATGATGGTTGGCGAATGGACGTTGTAGATGTTGAAGCCAGTGAGTGCCAGCCCTTCACCGCGGCAAAGAACGATGACAACACCGACCCGATCGATGTCAAGTATACAGTTGTGGCAGAAGCTCAGGTGAAGGTTACCTTAAAGGATGGCACCAACACACAATGTGGTGGGTTAGGTAGAATTACTTTGTCTTCGAAAGGTGAATGTTATAACAGATCGAAAAAAGAGGCTGTTGGCGATGCGTTAAAGAAGGCGTTATTGagctttgaaaaaattatactCGATTATGAGACTAAGATCACAAACAACTACTATGTCGATGGATTATatggttcaaaaaaaatcaagaatgAAGCTAGCCCCAGTTTTAATTTACAATTAGCGACTGATAGTAAGCCGACTTTGATCAAATTGGAGGATGCTAAAGGCACAAATaccaaataa